Proteins from a genomic interval of Colletes latitarsis isolate SP2378_abdomen chromosome 3, iyColLati1, whole genome shotgun sequence:
- the Dlt gene encoding codanin-1 like protein dlt isoform X4, protein MGPSFPGVQEFFKDFILFAFNPIFYVHLENCLVHEIMELNDTQFNGSEIEDSEATADEQTQQNFTTCLFSLRLLAKVLGLVVSLPYRSDSNNFKELIATQVEVRSKVLPVINLHLCLHNAIALGKLSLAVPWIAKYLAMMDIVSLRLPHYTQILELLYYIYKAVNHSDFTAPDSPISRQTAILLKRTLGWLFELPNFPKDLYPTWQKTYKVKELQSLQQLDKLYVQKNALLGESVVPVTSTKYSLDKLDIINERTLRICCPVVEVNVAVTNSNEKMNHYCSNKHITLVSSQLHKSARSAGVKHLELQLEEAFFHGQPASTRKTVDFVSERVASTCVKHICNTLLMSSRETNLNNFRKVLKKKQSERQSEKLEEPLVNDVTDFEISLASDMNTFATNMSKELKDKCETLIPTICETRVANSIESLLAEDSLASVKDMCIKIATRLATERIHQWIQSHIMGGSLFRKDMELELNRFLKNNIPLHSVQEKKHNPNAISPTTITDYLREFMWNILDNAGASLTITSVSTILDNLYQTLNERADLVVGPEKVLYSLSMDFALFLVAYRSDLLTSNIQEKFIKIWAMDRWKVLELDSPIHRIFSPRNIMLLAQSDKEEVWSFLGKFIKKLIAKDILDIDSLSDQCVALLRQDWPVSILKHLSGCLTEAIRDFRASDETTEKVKYLLGWIAETYHEMEFSNDYSLVD, encoded by the exons ATGGGACCATCTTTTCCAGGAGTGCaagaattttttaaagattttatACTGTTTGCTTTTAATCCAATTTTTTACGTACATTTAGAAAATTGTTTGGTTCATGAAATAATGGAATTAAATGATACTCAATTTAATGGCAGTGAAATAGAAGATTCAG AAGCAACAGCTGATGAGCAAACACAACAAAATTTTACCACCTGTTTATTTAGTTTGCGCCTTCTAGCAAAAGTATTAGGTCTTGTTGTATCTTTACCATATAGGTCAgattcaaataattttaaagaGTTAATAGCAACCCAAGTGGAAGTAAGAAGTAAA GTTTTACCAGTAATAAATTTACATCTTTGCTTGCATAATGCAATAGCATTAGGAAAATTATCATTGGCTGTACCTTGGATAGCAAAATATTTGGCTATGATGGATATTGTATCTCTTCGGTTACCGCATTATACGCAAATTTTGGaacttttatattatatttataaagcCGTAAATCATTCTGATTTTACGGCGCCTGATAGTCCTATCTCTCGACAAACGGCAATTCTTTTGAAACGTACTTTAGGTTGGTTATTTGAATTACCAAATTTCCCAAAAGATTTGTATCCCACTTGGCAAAAGACGTATAAAGTTAAAGAATTGCAAAGTCTTCAACAACTTGACAAACTGTATGTGCAAAAGAATGCTTTATTAGGAGAATCTGTAGTGCCAGTTACATCCACCAAATATAGTTTGGACAAATTAGATATTATTAATGAAAGAACGTTGCGTATATGCTGTCCTGTGGTCGAAGTAAACGTTGCTGTAACAAATTCCAATGAGAAAATGAATCACTACTGTTCGAATAAACATATTACACTTGTTTCTAGTCAGCTTCATAAGTCTGCCAGAAGTGCAGGTGTAAAGCATTTAGAG TTGCAATTAGAGGAAGCATTTTTTCACGGACAACCGGCATCTACACGAAAAACTGTTGACTTTGTGTCCGAACGAGTCGCCTCGACTTGTGTTAAGCATatatgtaacacattactaatgTCCTCTAGAGAAAcgaatttgaataattttagaAAAGTTTTAAAAAAGAAGCAAAGCGAAAGGCAATCGGAAAAATTAGAAGAACCATTAGTTAACGATGTTACAGATTTCGAA aTATCTCTAGCAAGTGATATGAATACCTTTGCTACAAATATGTCTAAAGAATTGAAGGACAAATGCGAAACGCTTATACCGACGATTTGCGAAACACGCGTAGCTAATTCTATAGAATCTCTTTTGGCGGAAGATTCTTTGGCATCCGTGAAAGATATGTGTATTAAAATTGCAACAAGATTGGCTACAGAACGAATACATCAGTGGATACAGTCCCACATAATGGGCGGCTCGTTGTTTAGAAAAGACATGGAACTCGAATTAAATAGATTTTTGAAGAATAACATACCATTGCATTCTGTTCAAGAAAAGAAGCATAATCCGAATGCTATCAGTCCAACAACCATTACGGACTATTTGAGA GAATTCATGTGGAATATACTTGATAATGCTGGAGCCTCTTTAACGATAACATCGGTGTCGAccatattagataatttatatcAAACTTTGAACGAAAGAGCCGATCTTGTAGTAGGTCCCGAGAAAGTTTTGTATTCTCTTAGTATGGATTTTGCTTTGTTTTTAG TCGCTTATCGAAGCGATCTCCTCACGTCGAACATTCAAGAAAAGTTTATAAAGATATGGGCGATGGATCGTTGGAAAGTTTTGGAATTGGATTCTCCTATACATAGAATATTCAGTCCTAGAAATATCATGCTGTTAGCTCAATCAGATAAGGAGGAGGTATGGTCGTTTCttggaaaatttattaaaaaattaattgcaaAGGATATTTTAGATATCGACAGTCTTAGCGATCAATGTGTTGCTTTACTTAGGCAAGATTGGCCCGTG
- the Dlt gene encoding codanin-1 like protein dlt isoform X2 produces MGELNVCFQIDTDNRENFPSAVAFRTFKNQRDSFYEIFRIWEENHTRPGWIFQIALGSKIQSMLTLHNDAVNYYHFARLFKSQLLISCIQNRQQVEVDDDESISFLKALKHVNPKKLNQLQKRLVTPQPSKNQIMGPSFPGVQEFFKDFILFAFNPIFYVHLENCLVHEIMELNDTQFNGSEIEDSATADEQTQQNFTTCLFSLRLLAKVLGLVVSLPYRSDSNNFKELIATQVEVRSKVLPVINLHLCLHNAIALGKLSLAVPWIAKYLAMMDIVSLRLPHYTQILELLYYIYKAVNHSDFTAPDSPISRQTAILLKRTLGWLFELPNFPKDLYPTWQKTYKVKELQSLQQLDKLYVQKNALLGESVVPVTSTKYSLDKLDIINERTLRICCPVVEVNVAVTNSNEKMNHYCSNKHITLVSSQLHKSARSAGVKHLELQLEEAFFHGQPASTRKTVDFVSERVASTCVKHICNTLLMSSRETNLNNFRKVLKKKQSERQSEKLEEPLVNDVTDFEISLASDMNTFATNMSKELKDKCETLIPTICETRVANSIESLLAEDSLASVKDMCIKIATRLATERIHQWIQSHIMGGSLFRKDMELELNRFLKNNIPLHSVQEKKHNPNAISPTTITDYLREFMWNILDNAGASLTITSVSTILDNLYQTLNERADLVVGPEKVLYSLSMDFALFLVAYRSDLLTSNIQEKFIKIWAMDRWKVLELDSPIHRIFSPRNIMLLAQSDKEEVWSFLGKFIKKLIAKDILDIDSLSDQCVALLRQDWPVSILKHLSGCLTEAIRDFRASDETTEKVKYLLGWIAETYHEMEFSNDYSLVD; encoded by the exons ATGGGGGAATTAAATGTGTGTTTTCAAATAGACACCGACAATCGTGAAAATTTTCCATCTGCAGTTGCTTTTCGAACTTTCAAAAATCAAAGAGATTCGTTTTATGAAATATTTAGAATATGGGAAGAGAACCATACAAGGCCAGGATGGATATTTCAGATAGCTTTGGGAAGTAAAATACAAAGTATGTTGACATTGCATAATGATGCTgtaaattactatcattttgcaAGATTATTTAAGTCTCAACTTTTAATTTCCTGCATACAAAATAGACAACAG GTAGAAGTGGATGATGACGAAAGTATAAGTTTCTTAAAAGCTTTGAAACATGTAAATCCAAAAAAGTTAAATCAACTTCAAAAACGATTAGTAACTCCACAGCCCTCCAAAAATCAAATTATGGGACCATCTTTTCCAGGAGTGCaagaattttttaaagattttatACTGTTTGCTTTTAATCCAATTTTTTACGTACATTTAGAAAATTGTTTGGTTCATGAAATAATGGAATTAAATGATACTCAATTTAATGGCAGTGAAATAGAAGATTCAG CAACAGCTGATGAGCAAACACAACAAAATTTTACCACCTGTTTATTTAGTTTGCGCCTTCTAGCAAAAGTATTAGGTCTTGTTGTATCTTTACCATATAGGTCAgattcaaataattttaaagaGTTAATAGCAACCCAAGTGGAAGTAAGAAGTAAA GTTTTACCAGTAATAAATTTACATCTTTGCTTGCATAATGCAATAGCATTAGGAAAATTATCATTGGCTGTACCTTGGATAGCAAAATATTTGGCTATGATGGATATTGTATCTCTTCGGTTACCGCATTATACGCAAATTTTGGaacttttatattatatttataaagcCGTAAATCATTCTGATTTTACGGCGCCTGATAGTCCTATCTCTCGACAAACGGCAATTCTTTTGAAACGTACTTTAGGTTGGTTATTTGAATTACCAAATTTCCCAAAAGATTTGTATCCCACTTGGCAAAAGACGTATAAAGTTAAAGAATTGCAAAGTCTTCAACAACTTGACAAACTGTATGTGCAAAAGAATGCTTTATTAGGAGAATCTGTAGTGCCAGTTACATCCACCAAATATAGTTTGGACAAATTAGATATTATTAATGAAAGAACGTTGCGTATATGCTGTCCTGTGGTCGAAGTAAACGTTGCTGTAACAAATTCCAATGAGAAAATGAATCACTACTGTTCGAATAAACATATTACACTTGTTTCTAGTCAGCTTCATAAGTCTGCCAGAAGTGCAGGTGTAAAGCATTTAGAG TTGCAATTAGAGGAAGCATTTTTTCACGGACAACCGGCATCTACACGAAAAACTGTTGACTTTGTGTCCGAACGAGTCGCCTCGACTTGTGTTAAGCATatatgtaacacattactaatgTCCTCTAGAGAAAcgaatttgaataattttagaAAAGTTTTAAAAAAGAAGCAAAGCGAAAGGCAATCGGAAAAATTAGAAGAACCATTAGTTAACGATGTTACAGATTTCGAA aTATCTCTAGCAAGTGATATGAATACCTTTGCTACAAATATGTCTAAAGAATTGAAGGACAAATGCGAAACGCTTATACCGACGATTTGCGAAACACGCGTAGCTAATTCTATAGAATCTCTTTTGGCGGAAGATTCTTTGGCATCCGTGAAAGATATGTGTATTAAAATTGCAACAAGATTGGCTACAGAACGAATACATCAGTGGATACAGTCCCACATAATGGGCGGCTCGTTGTTTAGAAAAGACATGGAACTCGAATTAAATAGATTTTTGAAGAATAACATACCATTGCATTCTGTTCAAGAAAAGAAGCATAATCCGAATGCTATCAGTCCAACAACCATTACGGACTATTTGAGA GAATTCATGTGGAATATACTTGATAATGCTGGAGCCTCTTTAACGATAACATCGGTGTCGAccatattagataatttatatcAAACTTTGAACGAAAGAGCCGATCTTGTAGTAGGTCCCGAGAAAGTTTTGTATTCTCTTAGTATGGATTTTGCTTTGTTTTTAG TCGCTTATCGAAGCGATCTCCTCACGTCGAACATTCAAGAAAAGTTTATAAAGATATGGGCGATGGATCGTTGGAAAGTTTTGGAATTGGATTCTCCTATACATAGAATATTCAGTCCTAGAAATATCATGCTGTTAGCTCAATCAGATAAGGAGGAGGTATGGTCGTTTCttggaaaatttattaaaaaattaattgcaaAGGATATTTTAGATATCGACAGTCTTAGCGATCAATGTGTTGCTTTACTTAGGCAAGATTGGCCCGTG
- the Dlt gene encoding codanin-1 like protein dlt isoform X1: MGELNVCFQIDTDNRENFPSAVAFRTFKNQRDSFYEIFRIWEENHTRPGWIFQIALGSKIQSMLTLHNDAVNYYHFARLFKSQLLISCIQNRQQVEVDDDESISFLKALKHVNPKKLNQLQKRLVTPQPSKNQIMGPSFPGVQEFFKDFILFAFNPIFYVHLENCLVHEIMELNDTQFNGSEIEDSEATADEQTQQNFTTCLFSLRLLAKVLGLVVSLPYRSDSNNFKELIATQVEVRSKVLPVINLHLCLHNAIALGKLSLAVPWIAKYLAMMDIVSLRLPHYTQILELLYYIYKAVNHSDFTAPDSPISRQTAILLKRTLGWLFELPNFPKDLYPTWQKTYKVKELQSLQQLDKLYVQKNALLGESVVPVTSTKYSLDKLDIINERTLRICCPVVEVNVAVTNSNEKMNHYCSNKHITLVSSQLHKSARSAGVKHLELQLEEAFFHGQPASTRKTVDFVSERVASTCVKHICNTLLMSSRETNLNNFRKVLKKKQSERQSEKLEEPLVNDVTDFEISLASDMNTFATNMSKELKDKCETLIPTICETRVANSIESLLAEDSLASVKDMCIKIATRLATERIHQWIQSHIMGGSLFRKDMELELNRFLKNNIPLHSVQEKKHNPNAISPTTITDYLREFMWNILDNAGASLTITSVSTILDNLYQTLNERADLVVGPEKVLYSLSMDFALFLVAYRSDLLTSNIQEKFIKIWAMDRWKVLELDSPIHRIFSPRNIMLLAQSDKEEVWSFLGKFIKKLIAKDILDIDSLSDQCVALLRQDWPVSILKHLSGCLTEAIRDFRASDETTEKVKYLLGWIAETYHEMEFSNDYSLVD; this comes from the exons ATGGGGGAATTAAATGTGTGTTTTCAAATAGACACCGACAATCGTGAAAATTTTCCATCTGCAGTTGCTTTTCGAACTTTCAAAAATCAAAGAGATTCGTTTTATGAAATATTTAGAATATGGGAAGAGAACCATACAAGGCCAGGATGGATATTTCAGATAGCTTTGGGAAGTAAAATACAAAGTATGTTGACATTGCATAATGATGCTgtaaattactatcattttgcaAGATTATTTAAGTCTCAACTTTTAATTTCCTGCATACAAAATAGACAACAG GTAGAAGTGGATGATGACGAAAGTATAAGTTTCTTAAAAGCTTTGAAACATGTAAATCCAAAAAAGTTAAATCAACTTCAAAAACGATTAGTAACTCCACAGCCCTCCAAAAATCAAATTATGGGACCATCTTTTCCAGGAGTGCaagaattttttaaagattttatACTGTTTGCTTTTAATCCAATTTTTTACGTACATTTAGAAAATTGTTTGGTTCATGAAATAATGGAATTAAATGATACTCAATTTAATGGCAGTGAAATAGAAGATTCAG AAGCAACAGCTGATGAGCAAACACAACAAAATTTTACCACCTGTTTATTTAGTTTGCGCCTTCTAGCAAAAGTATTAGGTCTTGTTGTATCTTTACCATATAGGTCAgattcaaataattttaaagaGTTAATAGCAACCCAAGTGGAAGTAAGAAGTAAA GTTTTACCAGTAATAAATTTACATCTTTGCTTGCATAATGCAATAGCATTAGGAAAATTATCATTGGCTGTACCTTGGATAGCAAAATATTTGGCTATGATGGATATTGTATCTCTTCGGTTACCGCATTATACGCAAATTTTGGaacttttatattatatttataaagcCGTAAATCATTCTGATTTTACGGCGCCTGATAGTCCTATCTCTCGACAAACGGCAATTCTTTTGAAACGTACTTTAGGTTGGTTATTTGAATTACCAAATTTCCCAAAAGATTTGTATCCCACTTGGCAAAAGACGTATAAAGTTAAAGAATTGCAAAGTCTTCAACAACTTGACAAACTGTATGTGCAAAAGAATGCTTTATTAGGAGAATCTGTAGTGCCAGTTACATCCACCAAATATAGTTTGGACAAATTAGATATTATTAATGAAAGAACGTTGCGTATATGCTGTCCTGTGGTCGAAGTAAACGTTGCTGTAACAAATTCCAATGAGAAAATGAATCACTACTGTTCGAATAAACATATTACACTTGTTTCTAGTCAGCTTCATAAGTCTGCCAGAAGTGCAGGTGTAAAGCATTTAGAG TTGCAATTAGAGGAAGCATTTTTTCACGGACAACCGGCATCTACACGAAAAACTGTTGACTTTGTGTCCGAACGAGTCGCCTCGACTTGTGTTAAGCATatatgtaacacattactaatgTCCTCTAGAGAAAcgaatttgaataattttagaAAAGTTTTAAAAAAGAAGCAAAGCGAAAGGCAATCGGAAAAATTAGAAGAACCATTAGTTAACGATGTTACAGATTTCGAA aTATCTCTAGCAAGTGATATGAATACCTTTGCTACAAATATGTCTAAAGAATTGAAGGACAAATGCGAAACGCTTATACCGACGATTTGCGAAACACGCGTAGCTAATTCTATAGAATCTCTTTTGGCGGAAGATTCTTTGGCATCCGTGAAAGATATGTGTATTAAAATTGCAACAAGATTGGCTACAGAACGAATACATCAGTGGATACAGTCCCACATAATGGGCGGCTCGTTGTTTAGAAAAGACATGGAACTCGAATTAAATAGATTTTTGAAGAATAACATACCATTGCATTCTGTTCAAGAAAAGAAGCATAATCCGAATGCTATCAGTCCAACAACCATTACGGACTATTTGAGA GAATTCATGTGGAATATACTTGATAATGCTGGAGCCTCTTTAACGATAACATCGGTGTCGAccatattagataatttatatcAAACTTTGAACGAAAGAGCCGATCTTGTAGTAGGTCCCGAGAAAGTTTTGTATTCTCTTAGTATGGATTTTGCTTTGTTTTTAG TCGCTTATCGAAGCGATCTCCTCACGTCGAACATTCAAGAAAAGTTTATAAAGATATGGGCGATGGATCGTTGGAAAGTTTTGGAATTGGATTCTCCTATACATAGAATATTCAGTCCTAGAAATATCATGCTGTTAGCTCAATCAGATAAGGAGGAGGTATGGTCGTTTCttggaaaatttattaaaaaattaattgcaaAGGATATTTTAGATATCGACAGTCTTAGCGATCAATGTGTTGCTTTACTTAGGCAAGATTGGCCCGTG
- the Dlt gene encoding codanin-1 like protein dlt isoform X3, with the protein MGELNVCFQIDTDNRENFPSAVAFRTFKNQRDSFYEIFRIWEENHTRPGWIFQIALGSKIQSMLTLHNDAVNYYHFARLFKSQLLISCIQNRQQVEVDDDESISFLKALKHVNPKKLNQLQKRLVTPQPSKNQIMGPSFPGVQEFFKDFILFAFNPIFYVHLENCLVHEIMELNDTQFNGSEIEDSEATADEQTQQNFTTCLFSLRLLAKVLGLVVSLPYRSDSNNFKELIATQVEVRSKVLPVINLHLCLHNAIALGKLSLAVPWIAKYLAMMDIVSLRLPHYTQILELLYYIYKAVNHSDFTAPDSPISRQTAILLKRTLGWLFELPNFPKDLYPTWQKTYKVKELQSLQQLDKLYVQKNALLGESVVPVTSTKYSLDKLDIINERTLRICCPVVEVNVAVTNSNEKMNHYCSNKHITLVSSQLHKSARSAGVKHLELQLEEAFFHGQPASTRKTVDFVSERVASTCVKHICNTLLMSSRETNLNNFRKVLKKKQSERQSEKLEEPLVNDVTDFEISLASDMNTFATNMSKELKDKCETLIPTICETRVANSIESLLAEDSLASVKDMCIKIATRLATERIHQWIQSHIMGGSLFRKDMELELNRFLKNNIPLHSVQEKKHNPNAISPTTITDYLREFMWNILDNAGASLTITSVSTILDNLYQTLNERADLVVGPEKVLYSLSMDFALFLVAYRSDLLTSNIQEKFIKIWAMDRWKVLELDSPIHRIFSPRNIMLLAQSDKEEISTVLAINVLLYLGKIGPCRY; encoded by the exons ATGGGGGAATTAAATGTGTGTTTTCAAATAGACACCGACAATCGTGAAAATTTTCCATCTGCAGTTGCTTTTCGAACTTTCAAAAATCAAAGAGATTCGTTTTATGAAATATTTAGAATATGGGAAGAGAACCATACAAGGCCAGGATGGATATTTCAGATAGCTTTGGGAAGTAAAATACAAAGTATGTTGACATTGCATAATGATGCTgtaaattactatcattttgcaAGATTATTTAAGTCTCAACTTTTAATTTCCTGCATACAAAATAGACAACAG GTAGAAGTGGATGATGACGAAAGTATAAGTTTCTTAAAAGCTTTGAAACATGTAAATCCAAAAAAGTTAAATCAACTTCAAAAACGATTAGTAACTCCACAGCCCTCCAAAAATCAAATTATGGGACCATCTTTTCCAGGAGTGCaagaattttttaaagattttatACTGTTTGCTTTTAATCCAATTTTTTACGTACATTTAGAAAATTGTTTGGTTCATGAAATAATGGAATTAAATGATACTCAATTTAATGGCAGTGAAATAGAAGATTCAG AAGCAACAGCTGATGAGCAAACACAACAAAATTTTACCACCTGTTTATTTAGTTTGCGCCTTCTAGCAAAAGTATTAGGTCTTGTTGTATCTTTACCATATAGGTCAgattcaaataattttaaagaGTTAATAGCAACCCAAGTGGAAGTAAGAAGTAAA GTTTTACCAGTAATAAATTTACATCTTTGCTTGCATAATGCAATAGCATTAGGAAAATTATCATTGGCTGTACCTTGGATAGCAAAATATTTGGCTATGATGGATATTGTATCTCTTCGGTTACCGCATTATACGCAAATTTTGGaacttttatattatatttataaagcCGTAAATCATTCTGATTTTACGGCGCCTGATAGTCCTATCTCTCGACAAACGGCAATTCTTTTGAAACGTACTTTAGGTTGGTTATTTGAATTACCAAATTTCCCAAAAGATTTGTATCCCACTTGGCAAAAGACGTATAAAGTTAAAGAATTGCAAAGTCTTCAACAACTTGACAAACTGTATGTGCAAAAGAATGCTTTATTAGGAGAATCTGTAGTGCCAGTTACATCCACCAAATATAGTTTGGACAAATTAGATATTATTAATGAAAGAACGTTGCGTATATGCTGTCCTGTGGTCGAAGTAAACGTTGCTGTAACAAATTCCAATGAGAAAATGAATCACTACTGTTCGAATAAACATATTACACTTGTTTCTAGTCAGCTTCATAAGTCTGCCAGAAGTGCAGGTGTAAAGCATTTAGAG TTGCAATTAGAGGAAGCATTTTTTCACGGACAACCGGCATCTACACGAAAAACTGTTGACTTTGTGTCCGAACGAGTCGCCTCGACTTGTGTTAAGCATatatgtaacacattactaatgTCCTCTAGAGAAAcgaatttgaataattttagaAAAGTTTTAAAAAAGAAGCAAAGCGAAAGGCAATCGGAAAAATTAGAAGAACCATTAGTTAACGATGTTACAGATTTCGAA aTATCTCTAGCAAGTGATATGAATACCTTTGCTACAAATATGTCTAAAGAATTGAAGGACAAATGCGAAACGCTTATACCGACGATTTGCGAAACACGCGTAGCTAATTCTATAGAATCTCTTTTGGCGGAAGATTCTTTGGCATCCGTGAAAGATATGTGTATTAAAATTGCAACAAGATTGGCTACAGAACGAATACATCAGTGGATACAGTCCCACATAATGGGCGGCTCGTTGTTTAGAAAAGACATGGAACTCGAATTAAATAGATTTTTGAAGAATAACATACCATTGCATTCTGTTCAAGAAAAGAAGCATAATCCGAATGCTATCAGTCCAACAACCATTACGGACTATTTGAGA GAATTCATGTGGAATATACTTGATAATGCTGGAGCCTCTTTAACGATAACATCGGTGTCGAccatattagataatttatatcAAACTTTGAACGAAAGAGCCGATCTTGTAGTAGGTCCCGAGAAAGTTTTGTATTCTCTTAGTATGGATTTTGCTTTGTTTTTAG TCGCTTATCGAAGCGATCTCCTCACGTCGAACATTCAAGAAAAGTTTATAAAGATATGGGCGATGGATCGTTGGAAAGTTTTGGAATTGGATTCTCCTATACATAGAATATTCAGTCCTAGAAATATCATGCTGTTAGCTCAATCAGATAAGGAGGAG ATATCGACAGTCTTAGCGATCAATGTGTTGCTTTACTTAGGCAAGATTGGCCCGTG
- the Ctsl1 gene encoding cathepsin L, with protein sequence MKILLLLIMATFATTQAVSFYELFKEEWTTFKMEHNKEYKSDIEEKFRMKIFLDNKHKIAKHNGYFEMKKVSYKLKMNKYGDMLHHEIVNVLNGFNKSINARLRSERPPVGATFIEPANVVLPESIDWRENGAVTPVKDQGHCGSCWSFSATGALEGQHFRQTGVLISLSEQNLIDCSVKYGNNGCQGGMMDQAFQYIKANKGIDTEITYPYEGEDDQCRYNPKDNGASDVGFVDIPQGDEKKLKAAIATVGPVSVAIDASHSSFQFYSEGVYYEPQCSPDNLDHGVLAVGYGTDEDGQDYWLVKNSWGETWGDKGYIKIARNKDNHCGIASDASYPLVGNEK encoded by the exons ATGAAGatattattacttttaattaTGGCAACATTTGCCACCACACAAGCAGTTTCTTTTTATGAATTATTCAAAGAAGAATGGACAACCTTTAAG ATGGAACATAACAAAGAGTACAAATCTGATATAGAAGAAAAGTTCAGAATGAAGATATTTTTGGATAACAAACACAAAATTGCTAAGCACAATGGCTATTTTGAAATGAAGAAAGTTTCCTACAAACTAAAGATGAACAAATATGGAGACatg CTTCATCATGAAATTGTGAACGTATTAAATGGTTTCAACAAATCCATAAATGCTCGATTGAGATCTGAAAGGCCACCTGTAGGTGCTACATTTATTGAACCAGCAAATGTGGTGTTACCAGAGTCGATAGATTGGAGAGAAAATGGAGCTGTTACTCCTGTTAAAGATCAGGGTCACTGTGGTTCTTGTTGGTCATTTTCTGCT aCTGGAGCTTTAGAAGGACAACATTTCCGACAGACAGGAGTCCTAATTTCTTTGAGTGAACAAAACTTAATCGATTGTTCTGTTAAATATGGTAATAATGGATGCCAAGGAGGAATGATGGATCAAGCTTTCCAATATATTAAAGCCAATAAGGGTATTGATACGGAAATAACTTATCCATATGAAGGTGAAGATGATCAATGCAG ATATAACCCAAAGGACAACGGTGCCTCTGATGTTGGTTTTGTAGACATTCCTCAAGGAGATGAAAAGAAACTCAAAGCAGCAATTGCTACTGTAGGACCAGTTTCTGTTGCTATCGACGCTTCACATTCTTCCTTCCAGTTTTATTCTGAAG GCGTTTATTACGAACCCCAATGTTCTCCGGATAACTTGGATCATGGTGTCCTAGCGGTGGGATACGGAACTGACGAAGACGGTCAAGACTACTGGTTGGTGAAAAACAGCTGGGGGGAAACATGGGGTGATAAAGGATATATCAAGATTGCTAGGAATAAAGACAACCATTGTGGTATCGCTAGCGATGCCAGTTATCCCCTTGTTGGAAATGAAAAGTAA